One window from the genome of Halictus rubicundus isolate RS-2024b chromosome 7, iyHalRubi1_principal, whole genome shotgun sequence encodes:
- the LOC143355512 gene encoding cGMP-dependent 3',5'-cyclic phosphodiesterase, with the protein MDSFDSSMSNVEKILLLLEEFCDLSYPQIQQKLNRYIQKAINTKLSFLVSILVKSEEMVIHVIGEQILERQLRFPVLNNILYKAVQSKMPITIDIALLDEEILRHIQCQCQCQCPAPRSILMIPIKHPKQDYIALVVCLGDDNNDKATDKCIEIVQECFRFCLGFLLTSFTCYEEQRQKKQCQNLLALSRKLLTHLGDFSDLLREIMAEVRNLTNAERCSLFLLDPDQQDLVAKVFDGIAMKESVKEMRIPIGQGIAGHVATTGKLLNIRNAYEHPLFYRRIDEVTGFRTRNILCFPIRDQKGIVGVAQLCNKKDGFYFDVFDEEVAMAFSIYCGLSIMHSIVYKKMQDAQARNKLSNEVMMYHMKVEDSDVHALLTCKDEHNIKDFNKFQFTPRNVPYMHMPCYTIKMFNDLGLIKHWKLKLPTLARFILYVKRGYRDAPYHNWAHAFSVAHFAYLLMKNLYLISENYMTHLQALVFLVSCLAHDIDHRGTNNSFQMMCSTVLASLYSSEGSVMERHHLAQTMCILNTEGSNIFENFNSSEYSEALDLLKNNILATDLAAHFRAAETQKKMVRNNYVKNDPKHQRLFFDMLMTCCDLSDQTKHWNVSKKTAEYIYDEFFSQGDLEKSMGSSPIEMMDRERAAIPDLQVQFISNIAIPVFTNLATLFPMVQPLVYVLEENRDLWEASKAIFQKYRRLGMKGIAILVDPTFEREVLEVYSQSHNDLSTESISSERS; encoded by the exons ATGGATTCGTTCGACTCGAGTATGTCAAACGTAGAGAAAATACTTCTGCTTCTGGAAGAATTCTGTGATCTTTCGTATCCGCAGATCCAGCAGAAGCTGAACAGATAC ATACAAAAGGCGATTAACACGAAATTGTCGTTCTTGGTGTCCATTCTCGTTAAATCGGAAGAGATGGTAATCCACGTGATAGGGGAGCAAATTTTAGAGAGACAGTTGCGGTTCCCT gTACTGAATAACATTTTATACAAGGCTGTACAAAGCAAGATGCCAATAACTATAGACATTGCATTGCTGGACGAGGAAATACTGCGACATATCCAGTGCCAATGTCAATGCCAATGTCCCGCGCCTAGGTCGATCTTAATGATTCCTATAAAACATCCTAAGCAAGACTATATAGCTTTGGTAGTCTGCTTAGGTGACGATAACAATGACAAAGCTACTGATAAGTGCATAGAAATTGTCCAAGAATGTTTTCG ATTCTGCTTGGGATTTTTATTGACCTCGTTCACGTGTTACGAAGAACAACGTCAGAAGAAACAGTGCCAGAACCTACTTGCACTCTCTAGGAAACTACTTACACATTTAG GGGACTTTTCCGATCTCCTGCGCGAGATCATGGCAGAAGTAAGAAACCTAACGAACGCAGAGCGATGCTCGTTGTTTCTTCTTGATCCGGATCAGCAAGATCTAGTTGCCAAAGTTTTCGATGGCATTGCCATGAAAGAA TCTGTGAAAGAAATGAGAATACCGATAGGGCAGGGTATAGCGGGTCACGTCGCGACCACTGGCAAATTGCTAAACATTAGAAACGCGTACGAGCATCCTCTTTTCTATCGTCGAATAGACGAGGTCACAGGCTTCAGAACTAGGAATATTTTGTGCTTCCCGATCAGAGACCAGAAAGGAATTGTTG GTGTTGCACAACTCTGTAATAAAAAGGATGGATTCTACTTTGACGTCTTCGACGAGGAGGTAGCAATGGCGTTCAGCATATACTGTGGACTTTCCATAATGCACAGTATCGTTTACAAGAAAATGCAGGATGCTCAAGCGAGAAACAAACTCAGCAACGAAGTTATGATGTATCATATGAAG GTGGAGGACAGCGATGTCCACGCATTGCTGACTTGTAAGGACGAACACAACATAAAAGACTTCAATAAATTCCAGTTTACACCTAGAAATGTACCTTACATGCACATGCCGTGTTATACAATCAAGATGTTTAACGATTTAGGTCTCATTAAGCATTGGAAGCTGAAATTGCCGACGTTAGCTAG GTTTATATTATACGTGAAGAGGGGATATAGAGATGCACCTTATCATAACTGGGCACACGCGTTCTCTGTAGCCCACTTCGCCTATTTATTAATGAAGAACCTGTATTTGATTTCTGAGAACTACATGACACACTTGCAAGCCTTAGTCTTCTTAGTGTCTTGTTTAGCCCACGATATCGATCACAGAGGAACGAATAACTCGTTTCAAATGATGTGTAGCACAGTACTGGCGAGTCTTTATAGTTCTGAAGGCTCTGTGATGGAG AGACATCACTTGGCGCAGACCATGTGTATTTTGAACACAGAGGGCAGCAATATATTCGAAAATTTCAATAGTAGCGAATACAGTGAAGCATTGGATTTATTGAAGAATAACATCCTCGCGACTGATCTGGCAGCTCATTTTCGCGCTGCAGAAACGCAGAAGAAAATGGTCAGAAATAATTATGTGAAAAACGATCCGAAACACCAAAGACTATTCTTTGATATGCTTATGACGTGCTGCGATCTCAGCGATCAGACTAAACATTGGAATGTTTCGAAGAAAACTGCA GAATATATTTACGATGAGTTCTTCTCACAAGGAGACCTAGAAAAGAGTATGGGTAGTTCCCCCATAGAAATGATGGATAGAGAACGCGCCGCTATACCAGACCTACAAGTTCAGTTTATATCAAATATAGCTATTCCAGTTTTTAC TAATCTTGCCACGTTGTTCCCCATGGTGCAACCGCTAGTTTACGTGCTGGAAGAAAATCGAGACTTATGGGAGGCGTCCAAAGCCATATTCCAAAAGTACAGGCGTTTAGGTATGAAAGGCATTGCGATTTTGGTGGATCCCACTTTCGAGCGAGAAGTACTGGAAGTCTATAGCCAAAGCCATAACGATTTGTCAACGGAGTCTATATCGTCAGAACGAAGTTGA
- the Gdl gene encoding gonadal protein gdl, giving the protein MDIATPTPQDLQRKLYFLVEQLQHMAGELPPKYQMRLPYELLSGLANSLLNDTIFEIVKGLMEIQHVTEKHLFQQRLQLLNQQKIETQETLTSASTDEERLVIKTALHKKHRDELKQLDMKLVLQLDQKVADQQSILEKAGVPGFYVTNNPIEIQVQMRLCDFIIRLSKMEVPS; this is encoded by the coding sequence ATGGACATTGCCACTCCAACTCCTCAAGATTTACAGAGAAAACTGTATTTCTTGGTGGAGCAGCTCCAGCACATGGCTGGTGAGCTTCCTCCAAAGTATCAGATGAGGCTTCCTTATGAGTTGCTGTCAGGATTGGCCAACTCTCTGTTAAATGACACGATATTCGAGATTGTGAAAGGGTTGATGGAGATTCAGCATGTTACGGAGAAGCATCTTTTTCAGCAACGTCTCCAACTGCTGAATCAGCAGAAGATTGAAACGCAGGAGACATTAACATCTGCATCGACAGATGAGGAGAGGTTGGTGATAAAAACAGCATTGCACAAAAAGCACAGAGACGAATTGAAGCAACTGGATATGAAATTGGTTCTACAATTGGATCAGAAAGTAGCGGACCAGCAAAGCATTCTAGAGAAGGCTGGTGTGCCTGGATTCTACGTTACGAATAATCCTATCGAGATTCAGGTACAGATGAGACTGTGCGATTTCATAATCAGACTTAGCAAGATGGAAGTGCCTAGCTGA